In a genomic window of Vigna angularis cultivar LongXiaoDou No.4 chromosome 6, ASM1680809v1, whole genome shotgun sequence:
- the LOC108321936 gene encoding uncharacterized protein LOC108321936, with amino-acid sequence MRRLLGKISGLFGNRTKVGVDKTGNKYFTRNEEVDGVMKEKRWVIFKGEEDPTTIPVEWICWLNGQRKKAPTPEEMMELEARRERVRQNVALFKKEEQERIAKEGSKGKRISTGKASGPDLKSFIQQFPVPSEGNDVEESPSTTGGLRNPQESLAEKTKDEYQSSEATGSGASFRPGTWQPPT; translated from the exons atgcgAAGGCTGCTTGGGAAGATCTCGGGATTGTTCGGCAATCGAACTAAAGTGGGAGTTGACAAAACAGGGAATAAATATTTCACTAGAAATGAAGAGGTTGATGGTGTCA TGAAAGAGAAAAGATGGGTCATATTTAAGGGAGAGGAGGATCCGACCACTATTCCAG TTGAATGGATATGTTGGCTGAATGGGCAGCGTAAAAAGGCTCCAACTCCAGAG GAAATGATGGAATTGGAAGCAAGACGTGAACGTGTTAGACAGAATGTTGCTC TTTTCAAGAAAGAGGAGCAAGAAAGGATAGCCAAAGAAGGAAGTAAAGGCAAACGTATCAGCACTG GTAAAGCCAGTGGTCCAGATTTGAAAAGTTTTATTCAACAATTTCCAGTTCCTTCAGAAG GTAATGACGTCGAAGAATCACCTAGCACTACGGGTGGCTTAAG GAATCCTCAAGAGAGTTTAGCAGAGAAAACAAAAGACGAGTACCA GTCTTCAGAGGCAACTGGATCTGGTGCATCCTTTAGACCAGGAACTTGGCAACCTCCAACTTGA